Proteins encoded together in one Dechloromonas sp. HYN0024 window:
- a CDS encoding LysR family transcriptional regulator: METINPLDHLSDLAVFVQVVDSQGFSSAARAMGLSKSAISKRINRLEQQLGLRLLQRTTRAMSLTEAGRVLYERAAQGVALLDQSARLAAGLIDAPRGTLRVTASVTFGKLCLASLIPEFLARYPEIELQLTLLDRFVDLVDEGYDVALRLTRTPPEQVVAKALMPVRYRLCSTAEALNGRKIEHPTDLAGHNCLHYGLREFGNEWRFQRGDEEARVSVTSNVVVNNSEVVRDLLLAGLGIGLVWNYAVDREIADGRLLPLLPEWTPVGPFGQIAYALWLPQTHLPPKIRVFVDFLAEHLHDTPTTDLK; this comes from the coding sequence ATGGAAACAATAAATCCGCTCGACCACCTCTCCGACCTTGCCGTATTTGTCCAGGTCGTCGATAGCCAAGGCTTTTCATCAGCGGCGCGGGCCATGGGACTGAGCAAGTCCGCCATCAGCAAGCGCATCAACCGCCTTGAGCAACAGCTTGGGCTGCGTCTGTTGCAGCGCACGACACGCGCCATGTCGCTGACTGAAGCCGGCCGCGTGCTTTACGAACGGGCGGCGCAGGGCGTCGCCCTACTCGACCAAAGCGCCCGTCTGGCCGCCGGCCTGATCGATGCGCCACGCGGCACCTTGCGGGTAACCGCCTCAGTCACCTTCGGCAAGCTCTGTCTGGCGTCGCTGATCCCGGAATTCCTTGCCCGCTACCCGGAGATCGAACTGCAACTGACCCTGCTCGACCGCTTTGTCGATCTGGTCGATGAAGGCTACGACGTCGCCTTGCGCCTGACCCGCACGCCACCCGAGCAGGTCGTCGCCAAGGCCCTGATGCCGGTTCGCTACCGCCTGTGTTCAACAGCCGAGGCGCTCAATGGCCGAAAAATCGAACACCCCACCGACCTGGCCGGCCACAACTGCCTGCATTACGGCCTGCGGGAATTCGGCAACGAATGGCGATTTCAGCGGGGCGACGAAGAAGCGCGGGTGAGCGTGACGAGTAACGTCGTGGTCAACAACAGCGAAGTCGTGCGCGACCTGCTGCTCGCTGGCCTGGGTATCGGCCTGGTCTGGAACTACGCCGTCGACCGGGAAATCGCCGATGGCCGACTCCTACCGCTCCTCCCGGAATGGACGCCGGTCGGCCCCTTCGGCCAGATCGCCTACGCCCTGTGGCTACCGCAGACGCACTTGCCACCAAAGATCCGGGTCTTCGTGGACTTCCTCGCGGAACACCTGCACGACACGCCGACCACCGACTTGAAGTAA
- a CDS encoding 4-oxalocrotonate tautomerase produces the protein MPLIHIMLAGPSVPPVTIERLQQETTRLMQTILRKEAALTVVCISQLPAGACAANGLSVSAAASLQAMITAGTNSTVEKAAFVAAAKAMLTGAIGPSDAPMYVMLHELPADSWGYDGETQAARKANILIGDVL, from the coding sequence ATGCCCCTGATCCACATTATGCTGGCCGGCCCCAGTGTGCCGCCAGTGACGATTGAACGCTTGCAGCAGGAAACAACGCGGCTGATGCAGACCATTCTGCGCAAGGAAGCTGCATTGACGGTGGTCTGCATCAGCCAGTTGCCGGCGGGGGCCTGTGCGGCCAACGGGCTATCGGTCAGTGCCGCCGCCAGTCTGCAGGCGATGATCACTGCCGGCACCAACAGCACGGTGGAGAAGGCTGCATTCGTTGCGGCCGCCAAAGCCATGCTGACCGGTGCCATCGGGCCGAGTGATGCGCCAATGTACGTCATGCTGCACGAGCTACCTGCCGACAGCTGGGGGTACGATGGCGAAACGCAAGCCGCCCGTAAAGCCAATATCCTGATTGGAGATGTCCTATGA
- the parC gene encoding DNA topoisomerase IV subunit A has translation MSDQLNLFDPNAPQAESSEPTPPLPNEAATELPFALMDMPAEASAAEPPELPPAASGPASDIPSPADYAARRYLEYAMSVVTGRALPSAADGQKPVQRRILYAMHRMGLYKSPRHVKSARVVGDVIGKYHPHGDSSVYDAMVRMAQDWSLRYPIVDGQGNFGSRDGDNAAAMRYTEARLTPIAELLLAELDEGTVDWKPNYDGANDEPALLPARLPFCLLNGASGIAVGMATEIPAHNLREVANAAVNLIRDPAFSEDQVLAMIPGPDYPGGAQIISTPEEIAATYRSGRGSLRVRAKWKIENLARGQWKLVITELPPGVSTATVLAEIEACSNPVAKEKAGKKVFTPEQLNLKAAFLSSISESGVRDESGKEHAVRLVIEPASSRQGQDDLVRMLLAHTSLETNASINLTVLGVNGTPRQASLYSMIAEWCRFRLATVERRTRHRLTAAEKRIHILEGRLAVLLDIDKVIKVIRESDDPKADLISHFKLSEIQAEDILEIRLRQLARLEGIKIGEELAKLREEAAGLNKLLDSEEALRGCVAAEIEADAKKYGDDRRTFIEADAKVTMSDAKTVSIVDEPTTLIVSKHGWLRSRQGHNIDPTQLSFRSGDSLLACLPCRTVDNLILLDTNGRAYSIPASDIPGGKGDGIPATSLADFQDGGKPCLAVAIKNEALYLVAASGGYGFRCKGEDMLSRGKAGKAFMTLAEGELPVVFAPAPEGEIACLTKDGRGLVFNVDEIRLLPKGRGLKLIDADPGKTALEEIIPVVDGIAGKLKGERLVLCRGNRGGKGKPLKAPRK, from the coding sequence ATGAGTGACCAATTGAATCTTTTCGACCCGAACGCTCCGCAAGCCGAGAGCAGCGAACCCACGCCCCCCTTGCCCAACGAAGCCGCTACGGAACTGCCTTTCGCTCTGATGGATATGCCTGCCGAGGCGTCTGCTGCCGAGCCCCCCGAGTTGCCGCCAGCAGCCAGCGGCCCAGCCTCGGACATCCCGTCGCCGGCCGATTACGCGGCCCGCCGCTATCTCGAATACGCAATGAGTGTTGTCACCGGCCGCGCCCTGCCCTCGGCCGCCGACGGCCAGAAGCCGGTGCAGCGCCGGATTCTCTACGCCATGCACCGGATGGGGCTGTACAAGAGCCCGCGCCATGTCAAATCGGCCCGCGTCGTCGGTGACGTGATCGGTAAATACCACCCGCACGGTGATTCCTCGGTCTATGACGCGATGGTACGCATGGCTCAGGACTGGAGCCTGCGTTACCCGATTGTCGACGGCCAAGGGAATTTCGGCTCACGCGACGGCGACAACGCCGCCGCCATGCGCTATACCGAAGCCCGCCTCACCCCCATCGCCGAACTGTTACTGGCTGAACTCGACGAAGGCACGGTGGACTGGAAGCCCAACTACGACGGGGCCAACGATGAACCGGCCCTGCTCCCGGCCCGCCTGCCCTTCTGCCTGCTCAACGGGGCATCGGGCATCGCCGTCGGCATGGCGACCGAGATTCCCGCCCACAACCTGCGCGAAGTGGCCAATGCCGCGGTCAATCTGATCCGCGACCCCGCTTTTAGCGAAGACCAGGTACTGGCCATGATTCCCGGCCCCGATTACCCGGGCGGCGCACAGATCATCTCGACCCCGGAAGAAATTGCCGCGACTTACCGCAGCGGTCGCGGCAGCCTGCGTGTGCGCGCCAAGTGGAAAATTGAAAACCTGGCCCGTGGGCAGTGGAAGCTGGTCATCACCGAACTGCCACCGGGCGTCTCCACCGCCACGGTACTCGCTGAAATCGAGGCCTGTTCCAACCCGGTGGCCAAGGAAAAAGCCGGCAAGAAGGTGTTCACACCGGAACAGCTCAATCTGAAAGCGGCTTTTCTGTCATCGATTTCTGAAAGCGGCGTGCGCGACGAATCGGGCAAGGAACATGCCGTTCGCCTCGTCATTGAGCCAGCCTCATCGCGTCAGGGTCAGGACGATCTGGTGCGCATGCTGCTCGCCCACACCAGCCTCGAAACCAACGCCTCGATCAACCTGACCGTTCTCGGCGTCAATGGCACGCCGCGCCAGGCCTCGCTCTACAGCATGATCGCCGAATGGTGCCGCTTCCGCCTTGCCACGGTCGAGCGGCGCACCCGCCATCGCCTGACCGCCGCTGAAAAACGCATCCATATCCTCGAAGGCCGGCTGGCGGTACTGCTTGATATCGACAAGGTGATCAAGGTCATCCGCGAGTCGGATGACCCCAAGGCCGACCTGATCAGTCATTTCAAGCTATCCGAGATTCAGGCCGAAGACATTCTCGAAATCCGCCTGCGCCAACTGGCCAGGCTGGAAGGCATCAAGATTGGCGAAGAACTGGCCAAGCTGCGTGAAGAAGCAGCCGGTCTCAACAAGCTTCTCGACTCCGAGGAGGCCTTGCGCGGCTGCGTGGCGGCTGAAATCGAAGCCGATGCAAAGAAATACGGCGACGACCGCCGCACCTTCATTGAAGCCGATGCCAAGGTCACCATGTCGGATGCCAAGACCGTCTCCATCGTTGACGAGCCGACCACCCTGATCGTCTCCAAACACGGCTGGCTGCGCTCGCGTCAGGGCCACAATATCGACCCGACGCAGCTGAGCTTCCGCTCCGGTGACAGCCTGCTCGCCTGCCTGCCCTGCCGGACAGTCGACAACCTGATCCTGCTCGATACCAATGGTCGTGCCTATTCGATCCCCGCCTCAGACATCCCCGGCGGCAAGGGCGACGGTATTCCGGCCACCTCGCTGGCTGACTTCCAGGATGGCGGCAAGCCCTGCCTGGCTGTCGCCATCAAGAACGAGGCGCTTTATCTGGTGGCTGCCAGCGGTGGTTACGGCTTCCGTTGCAAGGGCGAAGACATGCTCTCGCGGGGCAAGGCGGGCAAGGCCTTCATGACCCTGGCGGAAGGTGAATTGCCAGTCGTCTTCGCACCGGCGCCGGAAGGTGAAATTGCCTGCCTGACCAAAGACGGCCGAGGGCTGGTCTTCAATGTCGATGAAATCCGCCTGCTGCCGAAAGGCCGTGGCCTCAAGCTGATCGATGCAGACCCGGGCAAGACGGCCCTAGAAGAAATCATTCCGGTCGTTGATGGTATCGCCGGCAAGCTCAAGGGCGAACGGCTGGTGCTGTGTCGCGGCAATCGCGGTGGCAAGGGCAAGCCGCTCAAGGCACCGCGAAAATAA
- a CDS encoding radical SAM protein: MSDACPRILAVIPPMTQLNTPYPATAYLTGFLRSRGFHAEQTDLALALVLELLSPEGLPKIKAAAEAIPGKKRSNTLKIFLNEFDRYQASIGPAVALLQGRDGSIAHRICSRAFLPEGPRFASLDNYLDDDGGDPLAWAFGSLGVQDRARHLATLYLNDLADVLREAVDTRFEFVRYAESLAQSQASFNPLATALAAPPTLVDTTLQQLTRTAIDQSHPSIVLISVPFPGSVYAAFRIAQTIKAANPKIITVLGGGYVNTELRELAEPRVFDYFDYVMLDDGEKPLLALFEHLAGERPRLNLVRTFTRVDGNVRYFNASEPDIPFEEVGTPTWDGLPLDRYLSLLDMLNPMHRLWSDGHWNKLTVAHGCYWKKCSFCDVSLDYIGRYDAASAKVLVDRIEQIIAETGHTGFHLVDEAAPPKALRALAEELQRRNLAISWWGNIRFEKSFTPELCLQLADSGCIAISGGLEVASDRLLQLMKKGVSVDQVARVTRAFTDAGVLVHAYLMYGFPTQTVQDTVDALEYVRQLFAEGCIQSGYFHRFACTVHSPVGINPAEYGIKLQPLPPGKFARNDVQFIDPTGVDHHSLGKGLNKALYNYMHGIGLDSDVRSWFSEKVPRPTVARHKISRALSAPHTV; this comes from the coding sequence ATGTCCGACGCCTGCCCCCGCATCCTCGCCGTCATCCCGCCGATGACGCAGCTCAACACCCCCTACCCGGCGACCGCCTACCTAACCGGCTTTCTGCGCTCGCGCGGCTTTCACGCCGAGCAGACCGATCTGGCGCTGGCGCTGGTGCTCGAATTGCTTTCGCCAGAGGGCCTGCCCAAGATCAAGGCTGCTGCCGAAGCCATTCCTGGCAAGAAGCGTTCGAATACGCTGAAAATTTTTCTCAACGAATTCGACCGTTACCAGGCCAGCATCGGCCCGGCAGTTGCCTTGCTGCAGGGCCGCGATGGCTCGATTGCCCACCGCATCTGCAGCCGCGCCTTTCTCCCCGAAGGACCGCGCTTTGCCTCGCTCGACAACTATCTCGACGACGACGGCGGCGACCCGCTGGCCTGGGCCTTCGGTTCGCTCGGCGTACAGGACCGGGCGCGACATCTGGCGACGCTCTACCTCAACGATCTCGCCGATGTTCTGCGGGAAGCCGTCGATACCCGTTTCGAATTCGTCCGTTACGCCGAATCGCTGGCCCAGAGCCAGGCCAGTTTCAACCCACTGGCCACAGCACTGGCCGCGCCGCCAACATTGGTCGATACCACCCTGCAGCAGTTGACCCGAACCGCCATTGACCAGAGCCACCCGAGCATCGTGCTGATTTCCGTGCCCTTCCCTGGCTCGGTCTATGCCGCTTTCCGCATCGCCCAGACCATCAAGGCGGCAAATCCGAAGATCATTACCGTCCTCGGCGGTGGCTACGTCAATACCGAGTTGCGTGAACTCGCCGAGCCACGCGTTTTCGACTATTTCGATTACGTCATGCTCGACGATGGCGAAAAGCCGCTTCTCGCATTGTTCGAGCACCTTGCCGGCGAGCGGCCGCGCCTCAATCTGGTTCGCACCTTCACCCGCGTCGACGGCAACGTGCGTTATTTCAATGCCAGCGAGCCGGATATTCCTTTCGAGGAAGTCGGCACGCCAACCTGGGATGGTCTGCCGCTCGACCGCTATCTGTCCCTGCTCGACATGCTCAACCCGATGCACCGGTTGTGGTCGGATGGGCACTGGAACAAACTCACCGTCGCCCACGGCTGTTACTGGAAGAAATGCAGTTTCTGCGATGTCAGCCTCGACTACATTGGCCGCTACGATGCCGCCAGCGCCAAGGTTTTGGTCGACCGCATCGAGCAAATCATCGCCGAAACCGGCCATACCGGCTTTCACCTCGTGGACGAAGCCGCCCCGCCCAAAGCATTGCGCGCGCTGGCCGAAGAATTGCAACGACGCAATCTGGCCATTTCGTGGTGGGGCAATATCCGTTTCGAAAAATCCTTCACCCCGGAACTCTGCCTGCAACTCGCTGACAGCGGCTGCATCGCCATTTCCGGTGGTCTGGAAGTCGCCTCCGACCGCCTGCTGCAACTGATGAAGAAGGGCGTCTCGGTCGATCAGGTGGCGCGTGTCACCCGCGCCTTCACCGACGCCGGCGTGCTCGTTCACGCCTACCTGATGTATGGATTCCCGACGCAGACCGTGCAGGACACCGTCGATGCCCTCGAATATGTCCGCCAGTTGTTTGCCGAAGGCTGCATCCAGTCCGGTTACTTCCACCGCTTCGCGTGCACGGTGCATTCGCCGGTCGGCATCAATCCGGCGGAATATGGCATCAAGCTGCAGCCGCTGCCCCCCGGCAAGTTCGCCAGAAACGATGTCCAGTTCATCGACCCTACCGGGGTCGACCACCACAGCCTCGGCAAGGGGCTGAACAAGGCGCTCTACAACTACATGCACGGCATCGGCCTGGATAGCGACGTGCGCAGCTGGTTCAGCGAAAAAGTGCCGCGCCCGACGGTGGCCCGCCACAAGATTTCGCGGGCGCTGTCGGCGCCGCATACGGTCTGA
- a CDS encoding phasin family protein, translating to MFTKPEDFAKSGINSALFFANTTFDGIERLALLNLAAARSVFEGAMANINALLGAKDVQSLVSLQKGMASPSIEKGMEYSRNVIAIAAETKDKLAKEVETKVAENTAKVSGLVEKALESAPAGSEVAVAAVKTAIKTANEAYEGLNKAAKQAAEVAEASVAAATTATMKAANVVAAPKAKKAA from the coding sequence ATGTTTACCAAGCCCGAAGATTTCGCCAAGTCCGGTATCAATTCCGCCCTGTTCTTCGCCAACACCACCTTTGATGGTATCGAGCGTCTGGCCCTGTTGAACCTGGCCGCTGCCCGTTCCGTTTTCGAAGGCGCCATGGCTAACATCAACGCCCTTCTGGGTGCCAAGGATGTTCAGTCGCTGGTCAGCCTGCAAAAGGGTATGGCTTCCCCGTCCATCGAAAAGGGCATGGAATATTCGCGCAACGTGATCGCCATCGCTGCCGAAACCAAGGACAAGCTGGCCAAGGAAGTCGAAACCAAGGTTGCTGAAAACACCGCCAAGGTTTCCGGTCTGGTTGAAAAGGCCCTCGAATCCGCTCCGGCTGGTTCCGAAGTTGCCGTTGCTGCTGTCAAGACTGCAATCAAGACCGCCAACGAAGCCTACGAAGGCCTCAACAAGGCTGCCAAGCAGGCTGCTGAAGTTGCTGAAGCCAGCGTTGCTGCCGCCACCACCGCCACGATGAAGGCTGCCAACGTCGTCGCCGCACCGAAGGCCAAGAAGGCTGCCTAA
- a CDS encoding type IV pili methyl-accepting chemotaxis transducer N-terminal domain-containing protein codes for MLQFHLVRQTISVLFLMVASLATFLPQGAWAAGKDGGAGQVASDIVSAGRLRMQAQRLSKLYQQAGMGLNAAVAQQQIDVSVADINAELSRLGSFARKASVQRELARCDELWQEIRTALKQSPGPASSERVNQLADELMIHAGKLSLLIEAESETSVGRLIDLSSRLNMLSQRLARLYLVALDGSRAQGVLVDIEQARKEFSTGLNELDSARENSSASRDAVGLAKNQWIFFDSAIGRLAADGKGNGKAVQNVVTSSERIAQVLDLASAQYARDYLETMRQAR; via the coding sequence ATGCTGCAATTTCACCTTGTTCGCCAGACCATTTCTGTTCTCTTCCTGATGGTCGCCAGTTTGGCCACATTCCTGCCACAAGGCGCATGGGCGGCGGGAAAAGATGGCGGGGCCGGGCAGGTTGCCAGCGATATCGTCAGTGCCGGGCGTCTGCGCATGCAGGCTCAGCGCCTGTCGAAACTCTACCAGCAGGCCGGCATGGGATTGAACGCAGCGGTGGCCCAACAGCAGATTGACGTATCAGTGGCTGACATCAATGCCGAATTGAGCCGTCTCGGCAGCTTCGCCAGAAAAGCCAGCGTTCAGCGCGAACTGGCCCGATGCGACGAGCTTTGGCAGGAAATTCGCACCGCCCTGAAACAGTCACCGGGGCCTGCCAGCAGCGAACGGGTCAACCAACTGGCTGATGAGTTGATGATTCATGCCGGCAAGCTGAGCCTCTTGATTGAAGCCGAGAGCGAAACCTCGGTGGGCCGCCTGATCGATCTTTCGTCGCGCCTGAACATGCTTTCCCAGCGCCTGGCCCGACTCTATCTGGTGGCTCTGGATGGCAGTCGCGCCCAGGGCGTGCTGGTCGACATCGAGCAGGCTCGCAAGGAGTTTTCGACGGGTCTGAATGAACTCGACAGTGCCCGCGAAAATTCCTCAGCCAGTCGCGATGCGGTCGGCCTGGCCAAAAATCAGTGGATATTCTTCGATAGTGCCATTGGCCGGCTGGCGGCCGATGGAAAAGGCAATGGCAAGGCCGTGCAGAATGTCGTGACGAGCAGCGAGCGGATTGCCCAGGTACTCGACCTGGCCAGTGCGCAATACGCGCGCGACTACCTCGAAACTATGCGTCAGGCGCGCTGA
- a CDS encoding NAD-dependent deacylase, with protein sequence MQSYSPAIEAALDGVAEHLRHARRVLFITGAGISADSGLPTYRGVGGLYDSETTEEGLRIEDALSGDVFAVRPDITWKYLIQIEENCRGARPNAAHLAIALLDQYLDRVMVFTQNVDGLHRQAGSLEIIEIHGNLQELECTECSHEEAAADLSGREVPPLCPQCGAVLRPKVVLFGEALPEEPLDRFIDAFQDGFDMVFTIGTSSIFPYITQPVVLAADSGIPTVEINPARTMLSDIVDYNLPLGAAEAMTAILHRLGLGPRPD encoded by the coding sequence ATGCAGTCGTATTCGCCGGCCATTGAGGCAGCGCTTGATGGCGTGGCCGAGCATCTTCGTCATGCGCGCAGAGTCCTTTTCATCACTGGGGCCGGCATCTCTGCCGATTCCGGATTGCCAACCTATCGTGGCGTCGGTGGTCTCTATGACAGCGAAACCACGGAAGAGGGCTTGCGCATCGAGGATGCATTGTCCGGCGATGTCTTTGCTGTACGGCCTGACATTACGTGGAAGTACCTGATCCAGATCGAGGAGAACTGTCGCGGTGCGAGGCCGAATGCGGCCCACCTGGCCATTGCTCTGCTCGATCAATACCTTGATCGGGTCATGGTGTTTACCCAGAACGTCGATGGTTTGCACCGTCAGGCGGGAAGCCTGGAAATCATTGAAATTCACGGCAATCTGCAGGAACTCGAATGTACCGAATGCAGCCATGAGGAGGCTGCCGCCGACCTCAGTGGCCGCGAGGTGCCGCCGCTGTGTCCCCAATGCGGCGCAGTTCTGCGGCCGAAAGTGGTGCTTTTTGGCGAAGCGTTGCCGGAGGAGCCGCTGGATCGCTTTATCGATGCCTTTCAGGATGGTTTCGACATGGTTTTTACCATTGGGACATCCAGCATCTTTCCCTATATCACGCAGCCGGTCGTTCTGGCTGCCGACAGTGGCATACCGACGGTGGAAATCAATCCGGCCCGTACCATGCTGTCCGATATTGTCGATTACAACCTGCCTCTCGGTGCCGCCGAAGCGATGACGGCAATACTCCACAGACTGGGCCTGGGGCCGCGCCCCGACTGA
- a CDS encoding cysteine hydrolase family protein, giving the protein MNSRTLRQIVGAPLSLHSGATLIAAKTAVVLIDYQNEYRQGPLALPDEAAASATARQLRAWADQAGVAVIHVLHRAPAGAPIFAPDSVGAAPIDGLVPAAGELVIHKHLPSAFSGTGLADELQARGIETLLIAGYMTHNCVDSTTRDAFHRGSRVAVVADASATRDLPGPDGKAIPAAQVNAAVLAGLGDRIAEIVDTTLLATLNVA; this is encoded by the coding sequence ATGAATTCCCGCACCCTGCGCCAGATTGTCGGCGCGCCACTCAGCCTGCACAGCGGGGCCACCCTGATCGCCGCCAAAACTGCCGTGGTGCTGATCGATTATCAGAACGAATATCGCCAGGGCCCGCTGGCCTTGCCTGATGAGGCCGCAGCCAGTGCCACAGCCCGCCAGTTGCGTGCCTGGGCCGATCAAGCCGGCGTTGCCGTCATCCACGTGTTGCACCGCGCCCCGGCCGGTGCGCCGATCTTCGCCCCGGATTCAGTCGGCGCCGCCCCCATCGATGGGCTGGTCCCGGCCGCTGGTGAACTTGTCATCCACAAACATTTGCCGTCGGCCTTCTCGGGCACCGGCCTGGCCGACGAACTGCAGGCGCGGGGTATTGAAACCCTCCTGATTGCCGGCTACATGACCCATAACTGTGTCGACTCGACGACCCGTGACGCCTTTCATCGTGGCAGTCGGGTTGCCGTCGTGGCCGATGCCAGCGCCACCCGAGATCTGCCGGGGCCGGATGGCAAAGCGATACCGGCGGCGCAGGTGAACGCGGCCGTACTGGCGGGTCTTGGTGACCGCATTGCTGAAATTGTCGATACCACCTTGCTGGCAACGCTGAATGTCGCCTGA
- a CDS encoding DUF3597 domain-containing protein: MGIFSNILSKLGFGDAPQAVMAESAPVSAAAATVVAPMAMGVVDVVAKLEGMAAQHAEKLNWKTSIVDLMKLLGLDSSLAARKELATELACPADRMADSAQMNMWLHKTVLQKLADNEGNIPKELL; the protein is encoded by the coding sequence ATGGGAATTTTCAGCAATATTCTGTCCAAACTCGGTTTTGGCGATGCGCCGCAGGCCGTAATGGCTGAGTCGGCTCCGGTCAGCGCCGCTGCCGCTACCGTGGTCGCCCCGATGGCTATGGGTGTGGTCGATGTCGTGGCGAAACTTGAAGGAATGGCCGCGCAGCATGCCGAAAAGCTCAACTGGAAGACATCGATCGTCGATCTGATGAAGCTGCTCGGGCTGGACAGTAGTCTGGCCGCCCGCAAGGAACTGGCGACTGAACTGGCTTGCCCGGCCGACAGGATGGCCGATTCGGCGCAGATGAACATGTGGCTGCACAAGACCGTGTTACAGAAGCTGGCTGACAACGAGGGCAACATCCCGAAGGAACTGCTCTGA
- a CDS encoding DUF1330 domain-containing protein produces MSDSITTYVIGHITIKDADQWASYRSQVPATLAPWQAELVFRGEKLAVLGGEHRHSDTVVIRFPNAASANGWFNSAAYQALIPLRMAAAEVDLISFSAPDA; encoded by the coding sequence ATGAGCGATAGCATCACCACCTATGTCATCGGTCACATCACCATCAAGGATGCCGACCAATGGGCCAGCTACCGCAGCCAGGTGCCGGCAACGCTGGCCCCGTGGCAGGCCGAACTGGTCTTTCGCGGTGAAAAGCTGGCGGTGCTGGGCGGCGAACATCGCCACAGCGACACCGTCGTCATCCGTTTTCCCAATGCCGCGTCAGCCAATGGCTGGTTCAACTCGGCGGCCTATCAGGCCCTGATCCCGCTTCGCATGGCGGCAGCCGAGGTTGACCTGATCAGTTTCAGCGCGCCTGACGCATAG
- the fliL gene encoding flagellar basal body-associated protein FliL, translating to MNVAPRFARFCLAPILLVLALFLPLPAMASDHGGGGAPEPLVFTVNLGKENFLQFGLILEPATPEAAGLIAAHKPQIQHEIILLLSGKDATKLRTLAGKKELIEELVELANHAIHEDEKTGVKEALFTRFLIQ from the coding sequence ATGAACGTCGCTCCCCGGTTTGCCAGATTTTGCTTAGCGCCCATCCTGCTCGTCCTGGCGCTGTTCCTGCCCTTACCGGCAATGGCTAGCGATCACGGCGGTGGTGGCGCGCCCGAGCCTCTGGTATTCACGGTCAATCTCGGGAAAGAAAACTTTTTGCAGTTCGGGTTGATTCTTGAGCCGGCTACACCGGAAGCTGCCGGTTTGATCGCTGCCCACAAGCCGCAGATCCAGCACGAGATCATCCTTTTGCTGTCAGGCAAGGATGCCACCAAGCTGCGCACCCTGGCTGGCAAGAAGGAACTGATCGAGGAATTGGTCGAACTGGCCAACCATGCCATTCACGAAGACGAAAAGACCGGGGTCAAGGAAGCCTTGTTTACCCGTTTCCTGATCCAGTAA